The genome window CGCCGGGAGTGGTTTTCAGACGAATACAGCACGCGGCTCCATGGTAAGAGCGGATGAGACGCATGCCGGCAGAGTGGCATTGGAACATCAAATTGTAAAAATCCCAGACCCGAAGAGTGAAGCAGAGGTTGCATTCATGACAGGCTACCTCAAAGGGGAGGACTTTACCGGCTACTACGGTGTGCCTTTGGTCATCAAGGGCAGGGTGATCGGCGTGTTCGAGGTGTTCCAACGTTCACTGATCAAACGCGACCAGGAATGGCTCGATTTCCTCAATGCCCTGGCAGGACAGGCTGCCATTGCGATCAGTAATGCCCAGCTTTTTGAAAGCCTGCAGCAGTCCAACAGTGAACTGGCCCAGGCCTATAACGCCACCATCGAAGGCTGGTCGCGCGCGCTGGATTTGCGCGACAAGGAAACCGAAGGGCACAGCCTGCGGGTAACCGAGATGACGGTGGAGCTCGCGCGCACCTTCGGCTTGAGCGATGCGGAACTGGTGCAGGTCCGCTGGGGATCGCTGCTGCATGATATCGGCAAGATGGGTGTTCCAGATGGGATCCTGCTCAAGCCTAGCGCTCTGACAGAGGAGGAATGGGCGGCGATGAAGAAGCATCCCACCTTTGCCTTTGAGATGCTTGCCCCCATCCACTACCTGCGGCTGGCGCTGGATATTCCGTATTGCCACCATGAAAAATGGGACGGCAGCGGGTATCCACGCGGATTAACAGGCGAGCAGATCCCCCTGACCGCGCGCATCTTTGCCGTGGTGGACGTCTGGGACGCGCTGATCTCCGACCGTCCCTACCGCCTCGCCTGGACGGAGGAGAAAGCGCTTGAATATATCCGCACCTCCGCCGGAGCACACTTTGACCCGCAGGTGGTGGTGGCGTTCATGCAGCTTAACGAAAGGAGATCCATGACAGCATGAGTGTGAAACAGGAGAAAGAGACCCTGCTCGAACTGTCTCTGAAGGATTCGGAAATCCGGTACCGCCGCCTGTTCGAAGCGGCGCAGGATGGCATCTTGCTTCTGAATGCCGGGACGGGCGCGATCACAGATGTCAACCCGTTCTTGGTGGAGATGCTGGGTTACTCGCGCGAAGAATTTATACAAAAGAAGCTCTGGGAGGTGGGCGCATTCCAGGATATGGATGCCAGCAAGGGGGCCTTCCAAGCCTTGCAGAAGAATGAATACATCCGCTATAAGGACCTGCCGCTCAAGGCGAAGGACGGGCGGCTGATCCAGGTGGAGTTCGTCAGCAACGTGTATTGGGAAGGTGACAGGAGGGTCATCCAATGTAATATCCGCGACATCACGGAACGCAAACAGGCTCAGGATGCCCTGATCGAAAGCCAATCAACCCTGCGCGAGCAGTCGGTGCGCGACCACCTGACCGGTTTGTTCAACCGCCGTTACATGGAGGAGACCCTGGAACGCGAACTGCTGCGCGCCTCACGCAAGGGGCTGTCCCTGGGCGTGATCATGCTGGATGTGGATGGCCTCAAACGATGCAACGATACCTGGGGACATGCCGCCGGCGACGCGGTTTTACGTGAGTTGGGCAGCTTGCTGCTGGGGAAATTCCGCGGGGAGGATGTCCCCTGC of Anaerolineales bacterium contains these proteins:
- a CDS encoding sensor domain-containing diguanylate cyclase, whose translation is MSVKQEKETLLELSLKDSEIRYRRLFEAAQDGILLLNAGTGAITDVNPFLVEMLGYSREEFIQKKLWEVGAFQDMDASKGAFQALQKNEYIRYKDLPLKAKDGRLIQVEFVSNVYWEGDRRVIQCNIRDITERKQAQDALIESQSTLREQSVRDHLTGLFNRRYMEETLERELLRASRKGLSLGVIMLDVDGLKRCNDTWGHAAGDAVLRELGSLLLGKFRGEDVPCRYGGDEFVMILPDASQKVTYERAQFICEHAKQFRHTFEGITINAVTLSIGVAVFPEHGSSNTAILRAADNALYHAKHQARGARASGLGRLEK